In Ruania alkalisoli, the DNA window CCCGGAGTGCGGCGCCCATCAGTCCGAAGCACAGGACGGTGACCACCACGGCCGCGCTCGAGACGATGAGCAGCCACGGATCGGACTGCATGAATCGTTGTCCGGCCGCGACCATCGAACCCCAGGAGGGCTGAGGCGCGGGAATGCCAAGACCGAGGTAGCTCAGTCCGGACTCCAGCAGGATGGCGTTGGCCAGCGTCACCGGGAACTGGGCGAGGATCGGCCCGCTGATGTTGGGAAGAATCACCCGAAGCAGGATGACGGGCGTAGGGGCGCAGAACGTGCGCGCCGCCTCCACGTACTCGGCGGATCTGACGCTGAGCGTCTGCCCGTAGCTGAGCCGCGCGAACGCGGGCGCGAACAGGATGCCCATGATCACCACGAGTGTCCATGAGCTGGCCCCGTGGATGGTCACGAACAGCAGGGCGAGCACTACCGGCGGGAAGGCCAGCACCACCTCGGTGCCGCGCATCGTGAGTGCTTCTGCCCATCTGCCGAGGTATCCGCCGCACAAGCCGACCAGCACACCTCCCGTCATCGCGATCGCGGTGGCTCCTACGGCGACGAGCAGCTCGGCGCGGGCTCCGTGCAGGATCCTGGAAAGGGTGTCCCGGCCGAACTCGTCCGTGCCGAGCAAATGTCCGTCCGCACCCAGCGGCTGCAGCCGGTTGGGGATGTCCTGGCTGAGCGGGTCGTACGGGGCGATCCACGGGGCGAGCACGGCGGCGATCACGAGCAGGAGGACGACCACCGTCGCGGCAAGGCCGAGCGGATCGATCCGTGCTGCTTTGCGCTGGGTCGTGGTCGTCATGACAGCCGCACTCTCGGGTCGAGCAGCCCGTAGCAGATCTCGACCAGCATGTTGATCAGGACGAAGAGCACCGACACCACGATGACGACCCCTTGCACGACCGGATAATCGCGGCTGGTCACGCCGTCCACCAGTAACGAACTCAAGCCTGGGTAGTTGAATACTCGCTCAATGATCACGGACGAGCCGAGGAAGGTTCCTACCTCGAGCCCTACCACCGTGATCACCGGCATCAGCGAGTTGCGCAGCACGTGGCGCCGGAACACAGTCCGCGGAGCCACTCCCAGCGCCACCGCCGTGCGGACCCAGTCCCGGTCGAGCGTCTCGGCGACGGACGCCCGAGTCATCCGCGCCACGATGGCACCGAAGGCGGCCGAGAGCGTCAGGACCGGGAGGAGGAGGCTCTGCAGGTGCCGGGCCGGCTGCGACCACTCGGCGAACCCGCCGGCGGGCAGCACCCGCAGCGTGACGGCGAACACCAGCACGAGCAGTGCACCCAGCACGTAGACCGGTACGGCGAGCGCCAGGCTCGTTCCCAGCGACATCAGTACATCGACTCCACGGCGGCGGGCTGCGAGGGCACCCAGGGGAAGACCGATTCCTACCGACAGCAGGCCACCCCAGCCGATGAGCTCCAAGGTCGCCGGAAGGCGCTGCAGGATCGAGCCGAGCACAGGCTGACCGTTGACGAAGGACGTACCCAGGTCTCCCTGGAGGAACCCTGCGAGGTAGTCGCCGTACTGCACGTGCAAGGGACGGTCCAGGCCGAGCTCCCTCCGGATTCGCTCGATGCCTTCAGTGGTGGTCCCGGTATCGCCCCCGGCCAGCTGGTAGGCAGGGTCACCTGGCACCGCATGGATGGCGAGGAAGATGACCGTGAGCACCACGAAGACCAGGGCGATACCGGTGCCGAGGCGGCGAAGGACGAACGAGAGCACAGGGACTGCTCCTCCCTACTCGGTCGCCATGGTCACGTCGACGAAGTTGTTCACCGAGTACGGCTGGGCGAATCCCGGCATCACGGTGAAGCCCTGGACGTTCTCACTGAGTGCGTACGACTGCATGCGCTGGTTCAGCGAGGCGAACGGGACGTCGTCGGCAATGATGGCGTACGCCCGGGCGAGCGCGTCGTCCTTCTCCTCCGCACTGGTGGCTGCCAGCGCGTCCGCGAGTGCCTGGTCGAGCTCATCGTTCTGATATCCGAACGACGTGTTCGCGGCGGGCGGCGGCTGCACCAGGACGGGCAGCCATGCGGCCGGATCCTGCACATTGCCGATGTTGCCTTGCACGATCAGGTCGTAGTTGCCTGCCACCGCTTCTTCGGTGAACGTCGCCCAGTCGGGGCTGGTGAACTCCACATTGAAGCCGACTGCCTCGAGGTCGGACTGTACGGACAGCCCGAGGTCCTGCAGGAACACGTAGGTGGAGTTCGACAACAGGTGCACCGTCAGTTCGCCCT includes these proteins:
- a CDS encoding ABC transporter permease — encoded protein: MLSFVLRRLGTGIALVFVVLTVIFLAIHAVPGDPAYQLAGGDTGTTTEGIERIRRELGLDRPLHVQYGDYLAGFLQGDLGTSFVNGQPVLGSILQRLPATLELIGWGGLLSVGIGLPLGALAARRRGVDVLMSLGTSLALAVPVYVLGALLVLVFAVTLRVLPAGGFAEWSQPARHLQSLLLPVLTLSAAFGAIVARMTRASVAETLDRDWVRTAVALGVAPRTVFRRHVLRNSLMPVITVVGLEVGTFLGSSVIIERVFNYPGLSSLLVDGVTSRDYPVVQGVVIVVSVLFVLINMLVEICYGLLDPRVRLS
- a CDS encoding ABC transporter permease, which produces MTTTTQRKAARIDPLGLAATVVVLLLVIAAVLAPWIAPYDPLSQDIPNRLQPLGADGHLLGTDEFGRDTLSRILHGARAELLVAVGATAIAMTGGVLVGLCGGYLGRWAEALTMRGTEVVLAFPPVVLALLFVTIHGASSWTLVVIMGILFAPAFARLSYGQTLSVRSAEYVEAARTFCAPTPVILLRVILPNISGPILAQFPVTLANAILLESGLSYLGLGIPAPQPSWGSMVAAGQRFMQSDPWLLIVSSAAVVVTVLCFGLMGAALRDLLDPRRRHR